The Solibacillus sp. FSL R7-0668 genome includes the window TAAATCATGTTCTTCGTAATAACGAATTTGGCGCGCAGTTAAATCAGTTAACTGCATAACGATACTAATCGATAATAGTGGCATGGAACGTCGAATTTCGCTACTCATTTAATCCACCTCCCTTGCACTTATCATAATCCTTTGTGACATCCCTTGTCAATCTAATGTCAGAAAAACTAACACAAGATGTATAAACTAGTAAATCTGGTTCTGAAAGTAGAGAATTATCTAAAAATCCATCAAAAAAAGTCGTCCGAAGATCGAACGACTGAAGAAATTATTTCAACTTCTGTACCGCCACACAAATGGCATACTTGACATGCTCGTACGTTAAACCACCCTGTACGAATGCTGTATATGGCGGACGGATCGGACCATCTGCCGTCAGTTCAATGCTTGAGCCTTGAACAAATGTACCTGCTGCCATAATAACATCATCCTCATAGCCTGGCATATAAGCTGGCTCTGGGGCAAAGTGTGCGTTAATTGGCGAAGCGGCTTGAATTTCACGACAAAACGCAATCATTTGCTCTGCCGTTTGGAATGAAACGGATTGAATTAAATCCGTGCGTGTATCCGTATAATGCGGCGCTGTTGTCATCCCGATTTCTTCAAGCATCGCGGAAGTGAAGATTGCACCCTTTAAGCTTTGCGCAACAGTATGTGGGGCCATAAAGAAGCCTTGGTAAAAGTCTGCTAATGTATTTAAGGATGCCCCTGCCTCAGCACCAATACCAGGAGAGGTCATGCGGTAGGCACATTTTTCTACTAAATCGGCACGTCCCGCAATATAGCCACCAATTTTTGCAAAGCCACCACCAGGGTTTTTAATTAAAGAACCAGCCATTAAATCGACACCGACTTCTGTTGGCTCTAATTCTTCTACAAATTCCCCGTAGCAGTTATCTACAAAAATGACAGCCTGTGGTGCGATTTCTCGAATTTTTTTCACCATGTCTGCAATGGCTGCAATCGTAAATGAAGGGCGTGTTGCATAGCCTTTCGAACGCTGAATCGCAATCATTTTTGTCTTTTCTGTTACTTGTGCTTGGACACCTTCCCAGTCGATGTCTTGATTATCAATTAAATCAACATGACTATACCCAATTTTATAGTCCTTTAAAGAACCGGTATCTTTTTCTCCGCCGTCCACGATTGATTGCAATGTATCATATGGTTTTCCAGTAATGTATAAAAGCTCATCACCCGGACGTAGCACACCGAATAAGCTTAATGTAATCGCATGGGTACCTGAAATAATTTGCTGACGGACAATCGCTGCCTCTGCACCAAAAACTTCTGCATACACGCGCTCTAAATTGTCACGCCCTTCATCGTCATAGCCATAGCCTGTTGAAGGATGTAAATGAAAATCACTTACTTGATGGTTGCGAAATGCGGCTAGTACTTTTTGTTGGTTATAAAAGGCGCGCGCATCTACCGCCGTATGATAGGGACGAACTTTTTCTTCGATACGCGTTGCAAGTGCCATCGTTTCGTTCGTTAAAATTGATTGAAATGCCATTTTTTAAAACTCCATTCTATGTTCAAACTCTTCCTATTATACCTCATAATTTTTCTTTTTGACGAATGATTGAAAAACTGCTATTCTCATGGTCTAGTAACTTTAAGGAGGAAGTCAGTTGGCTTGGGATGTGTTTAGTGTGATTGGCACAATTGCCTTTGCTATTTCCGGCGCGATTGTCGCAATGGAAGAAGAATATGATTTATTTGGTGTGTATATTTTAGGAATTGTAACCGCTTTCGGTGGGGGTGCCATTCGAAACCTGCTCATCGGCTTGCCGGTCTCTACATTATGGAGCCAGGAAATGATGTTTCAAATTGCATTAGCAGCCATTACGATATTCTTTTTAATGCCACATCATTTAATTAAGCATTGGAATCGTTGGGGCAACTTTACGGATGCCATTGGATTATCAGCCTTTGCAATCCAGGGGGCTATGCATGCGGTTCATTTAGATCTACCACTTTCTGCAATCATTGTCGCTGCGGTATTAACAGGTGCTGGCGGTGGCATTGTGCGTGATTTACTTGCAGGAAGACGCCCGATTGTTTTACGTCATGAAATATACGGTGTATGGGCAGCATGTGCTGGTCTGTTGATTGGTCTTGAATTTTTTAGTGGTGATTTCTTTTTATACGGCTTATTTATCATCATTACGATTTTACGGATTTTCTCCTATACACGTAGCTGGAGCTTACCGATACGCAAGCTACACTTTTCAAAACAATAATAAAAGCACAATCACTCAAAACCGAGCGATTGTGCTTTTTTGAATTCATTATTTAAATTCTAATTCGCCATCATATGCCAGCATACCACCTTCAAGGTTCGTCACATCGAAACCTTGAGCAGCTAAGTAATCGCAAGCACTTGCACTACGACCACCAGCTTTACATACGACAATGTATGGCTTTGAAGCATCTAATTCACTTGTACGCTCTGGAATCGATCCAAGTGGAATATGTACAGCACCCGGAATCATTCCTTCCTCTACTTCAAAATTTTCGCGCACGTCAATTACATTTAAATCTTCATTGGCGTCTAGTAAATTAATTATCTCTTCTGTTGTCATTGTTTTCATGATAGTTCCTCCAATACGATCTTGCTTCTACGTTATTATAAACAATCCCACTGCAATGTGCTATTCAATTCTATTAAGGCATACTTGCGCTCACACTTTTTTCTTGATTTCTCGAAAAACGGCGCGAAAAAATTGCCAGCCTTTGTAAGGGATATGCTAGATTCGGCTAGGGGTTGAATCCCATCTTAATAAGAATTGCATACTTGGCATTCATCCCCAGTAGAATGGTTTCTCTGACGCAAGCTCTATTTCTTGAATTTATTATTCCTCTTCTGTTAAGGCTATATTTTTTGAAGGCACGAATGTTGAAATAGCATGCTTATAAATCAGCTGCTGCTTACCGTCTGTTTCTAATAGTACAGTAAAATTATCATAGGATTTTACGAGGCCCTTTAACTGAAAGCCGTTTAATAAAAATACAGTAACGAAAATATTATTTTTACGCATATTGTTTAAAAAGGTATCTTGTAAATTGATTGATTTTGTCATCGTATTTGTCTCCTCATCCATAAAATATATGCAATATCTAACTATTCGTTATTCGGAGAGATTATCCCTTTAATTTAATGATAATTTATAAGAAAGTTTTAATTTTAGCCCAATCATTTCCGATCCATTCGATTTCCATTTTATTGCGGAAATACGTTAATTGGCGCTTTGCATAACGGCGTGAGTTTTGTTTCACTTGCTCAATTGCTTCATCTAATGTGATTAAACCATCAAAATACGCGTAAAATTCTTTATAGCCAATTGCTTTAATCGCTTGTACATCGCGGATTCCTGCATCATAAAGCACGCGAACTTCCTCTAGCAAACCCGATTCCATCATTAAATCGACACGCAAATTGATGCGCTCATACAATTTTTCTCGCTCCATATCCATACCGATTATTAAATGGTTGTAAAGTGCGACATCTCCGCGATTGAACTGCTCCTCCGCACGCGAAACCCCTGCAAGCTCTGCCATTTCTAACGCACGAATGACTCGGCGCGTATTGTTCGGATGAATTTCCGCCGCGGCAGCTGGGTCGATTTGTGTCAACTTTTCATGCATGGCTTCAGGACCAAGCAGTTCAAGCTCTTTATAATACGCTTCACGCGCTTCTTCATTTACTTCTTGCTTCGTAAATTGGAAGTCGTATAAAACGGATTGTACGTAAAGCCCAGTCCCCCCCACTAAAATCGGCATTTTCCCACGCGATTGAATTTCCTCAATTTTTTCACGGACCAATGTTTGATACTCTGCTACCGAAAAGCCTTCTGTCGGTTCTTTAATATCAAGCAGATGATGCGGCACACCGTCCATTTCTTCTGCCGTAATTTTTGCTGTCCCAATATCCATATGACGATAGATTTGCATCGAATCGCCGTTAATAATTTCCCCGTCAATCTCTTTCGCTAAACGGATACTTAATGCTGTTTTGCCTGATGCAGTTGGGCCAATAATGGCCACGACATCGATTGTTTTACTCATGCTCTAACCACCGTAATATACTTTCATACACTTTTTCTTTGCCGATTTCATTTAATAGCTCATGGCGCATGCCCTCAAACAGTTGCACCTTTACATGTTCAACACCGGCATCGGCTAACTGCTGACCCGCCTTTAATACACCTTTTGCCTGTTTTTCACCAACTGGGTCATGCGTTCCACTAACAAGTAAAATTTTTAAATCTGGGCGAATGTGAGCATTGAGCGCAGGTACATCCAGCTTTGCAAGCGCACCTGTTAAGTCGGCATACAATTGATTCGTCGATACAAAGCCACAATATGGATCGTTAATATATTTTTGCACCTCTGCCTCGTCCCTCGTCAGCCAGTCAAATGGCGTTTTAGGATTTGGTACTTGGGCATTAAAGCTACCAAAGCTTAATTGATCCATTATTTTACTTGGTTCTGCTGGCCCATTTAAATGCACGAGTTGACTTGCCAGCATATGGCCGGCTTTATGCATCAATTTCGGTGAACCTGTTCCACTTAAAATAAGGCGCTCTATATGCTCACTATACTGTTGGATGAAACGACGCGCGATAAAGGAGCCCATACTATGTCCGAATAGAATCGGCTTGCCTAATTGCGGTAAAGTAAGCTGCTGTAAAATTTCCCTTACATCTTCTACCACTCGTTCAAAGCCATTTTCCAAATCAAAATAACCAAGTGTACCATTATTCTCCGCAGTGTAGCCATGACCACGATGATCATGTGTTGTCACATAATAACCTTGCGCACACAGCACTTCTGCAAAAGCCTCATAGCGCTCACTATGCTCCGCCATGCCATGTAATAAATGAATATGCTTTGTCGGTTGTTGCGGTTTAAATGTTCGTACAAAAATATCGTAGCCATCTGACATTGTTAAATAATATGTGTTTTTTTCCATACCTTCACCTCATCAATTTTTTTGTTTCAAGTTACATCACGCGTTTGAACATTTTTTCTACTTCATAAGTTGTAAAATGAATGAGTACCGGACGCCCATGCGGACAAGTGAATGGATTGTCTGCTTTGCGTAAGTCTTCAATTAACCGTTCCATTTGCTGCTTATCTAAATAATGATTAGCCTTAATCGATTTTTTACAGCTCATCATAATTGCGGCATCCTCACGTAATTTCTTTATATCCGCTTTACTTGCATTCAACACTTGCTCAATTAGCTCTTCAATAATTGCTTGTTCTTCACCTTTTGGGAACCACGTCGGATGTTCACGTACAACAAACGACGAATGACCAAATTCCTCAATAAACACGCCGACAGCTTCCAGTTCTTGTTTTGATTCCTTTAAACGCAGGGCTTCATCGGCTGAATAGTGAAATGTAAGTGGCATTAACAGCCCTTGACGTTCGTTCGCATTCACTTCGCCTACTTTATCTCGGAAAAATTCATATTTAATACGTTCCTGTGCAGCATGCTGGTCGATTAAGTAAAAGCCGTCCTCCATTTGTGCAACGATATACGTACCATGAATTTGCCCAACGATTTCAACTTGTGGGAAATGTTGCTTGTGCTTTTCCGGTGCAAGTTGTGTGTTCAAATTTTGTTTGGTAGCTGGTTCCGTATTCAATGGCTCGTTCGGTTCATCGAAAGAGGATTCTGTTAAGGGCTCTTGCACATTTTGCACAGGTACTGATGGTGTGCTTGTTGGCATAGGTGCATACGGCTCCTTAATCACAGTAGGCTCTGACGATAAGCGTTCAACGATTGAACTCATTTTCGTTGCATCGAAGGACGGCTCTGCTGTCTTTTGTGGATTCCAAATATCCAGCTGTTCACTTGATACACGTACCGGCTTTTCCTTTTTCTCTGCAAGCGGAATACGAATGACCTCCCGAATTGCCGCGCGAATCGTATCTTCAATCAGCTTTAACAATTCCGGCTCTTTACTTAAGCGCACTTGATGCTTGGCGGGGTGCACATTGACATCGGTTAGCTGTGGATCCCCCTCTACATACAGCAATACAATCGGAAAACGTTCAATTGGTAAATACGTATGATAGGCATCGGTAATCGCTTTTTGAATGACAAAATGCTTCACCCAACGCCCATTGACAAAGAGGGACATATAGTTTTTTGAGGCACGCGTTACTTCAGGTAAGCTTGCAAAACCGTGAATTTTATAGTCCTTATTGCTTCCTTCAAAGGCCAGCATTTTTTTGGCATTGTGCACGCCATAAATTGCTGCTAACACTTGCTGTACTTGTCCACGACCATTCGTTTGCAGCAAGGTTTGTCCGTTATGCACAAGCTTGATCGCTACTTCTGGATAGCCAAGCGCAATACGGTTCACAAAATCAATCGTATGTCCCAACTCGGTTTGAATCGTTTTCAAATATTTTAATCGTGCAGGCGTATTGTAAAATAATTGCGCAACCGTAATATCCGTTCCTCGTCGAAGTGCAGTTGGCTGATGTTCTTTTAAATGCCCACCCTCTAAATAGAGATGCACGCCGCCTTCTCCATCCGACGTTCTTAACGTCAGCTTTGAAACGGAGGCAATCGATGCTAATGCCTCACCACGGAAGCCTAATGTCCGAATCCTGAATAAATCCTGTTCTTTTTCAATTTTAGATGTCGCATGACGAGAAAAGGACAGGAGCGCATCCTCCTCATCCATCCCACTACCATTATCGACTACTTGAATCGAGCTAAGACCCGCTTCTTCAAGAAAAATTTCAAGGGATGTACTGCCTGCATCTATTGCATTTTCTACAAGCTCTTTGACAACAGATGATGGACGCTCTACTACCTCACCGGCTGCAATTTTATTCGACAGCCATTCATCCATAATTTGAATTTTCCCCATGCGAATCCCCTCCTTAGTGATTGCCTACTAATTTTTGCTGCAATTCATATAGTAACGTCATTGCCTGCATCGGTGTTGTCCCCATCACATTTAATTTTGTTAGTGTATCGAGTACCTGTTGCTGCTCAGGTGACAAGACAGGCTCATCACTAATGCTAAACAATGATAATTGCAATTCATCCTCTGCTACTTTTGGTGATGCTGTTGCAATTGGCTCAGATTGCTTGGGTTCCACT containing:
- a CDS encoding methionine gamma-lyase family protein, encoding MAFQSILTNETMALATRIEEKVRPYHTAVDARAFYNQQKVLAAFRNHQVSDFHLHPSTGYGYDDEGRDNLERVYAEVFGAEAAIVRQQIISGTHAITLSLFGVLRPGDELLYITGKPYDTLQSIVDGGEKDTGSLKDYKIGYSHVDLIDNQDIDWEGVQAQVTEKTKMIAIQRSKGYATRPSFTIAAIADMVKKIREIAPQAVIFVDNCYGEFVEELEPTEVGVDLMAGSLIKNPGGGFAKIGGYIAGRADLVEKCAYRMTSPGIGAEAGASLNTLADFYQGFFMAPHTVAQSLKGAIFTSAMLEEIGMTTAPHYTDTRTDLIQSVSFQTAEQMIAFCREIQAASPINAHFAPEPAYMPGYEDDVIMAAGTFVQGSSIELTADGPIRPPYTAFVQGGLTYEHVKYAICVAVQKLK
- a CDS encoding trimeric intracellular cation channel family protein, which produces MAWDVFSVIGTIAFAISGAIVAMEEEYDLFGVYILGIVTAFGGGAIRNLLIGLPVSTLWSQEMMFQIALAAITIFFLMPHHLIKHWNRWGNFTDAIGLSAFAIQGAMHAVHLDLPLSAIIVAAVLTGAGGGIVRDLLAGRRPIVLRHEIYGVWAACAGLLIGLEFFSGDFFLYGLFIIITILRIFSYTRSWSLPIRKLHFSKQ
- a CDS encoding rhodanese-like domain-containing protein — translated: MKTMTTEEIINLLDANEDLNVIDVRENFEVEEGMIPGAVHIPLGSIPERTSELDASKPYIVVCKAGGRSASACDYLAAQGFDVTNLEGGMLAYDGELEFK
- the hfq gene encoding RNA chaperone Hfq, producing the protein MTKSINLQDTFLNNMRKNNIFVTVFLLNGFQLKGLVKSYDNFTVLLETDGKQQLIYKHAISTFVPSKNIALTEEE
- the miaA gene encoding tRNA (adenosine(37)-N6)-dimethylallyltransferase MiaA codes for the protein MSKTIDVVAIIGPTASGKTALSIRLAKEIDGEIINGDSMQIYRHMDIGTAKITAEEMDGVPHHLLDIKEPTEGFSVAEYQTLVREKIEEIQSRGKMPILVGGTGLYVQSVLYDFQFTKQEVNEEAREAYYKELELLGPEAMHEKLTQIDPAAAAEIHPNNTRRVIRALEMAELAGVSRAEEQFNRGDVALYNHLIIGMDMEREKLYERINLRVDLMMESGLLEEVRVLYDAGIRDVQAIKAIGYKEFYAYFDGLITLDEAIEQVKQNSRRYAKRQLTYFRNKMEIEWIGNDWAKIKTFL
- a CDS encoding alpha/beta hydrolase; protein product: MEKNTYYLTMSDGYDIFVRTFKPQQPTKHIHLLHGMAEHSERYEAFAEVLCAQGYYVTTHDHRGHGYTAENNGTLGYFDLENGFERVVEDVREILQQLTLPQLGKPILFGHSMGSFIARRFIQQYSEHIERLILSGTGSPKLMHKAGHMLASQLVHLNGPAEPSKIMDQLSFGSFNAQVPNPKTPFDWLTRDEAEVQKYINDPYCGFVSTNQLYADLTGALAKLDVPALNAHIRPDLKILLVSGTHDPVGEKQAKGVLKAGQQLADAGVEHVKVQLFEGMRHELLNEIGKEKVYESILRWLEHE
- the mutL gene encoding DNA mismatch repair endonuclease MutL — translated: MGKIQIMDEWLSNKIAAGEVVERPSSVVKELVENAIDAGSTSLEIFLEEAGLSSIQVVDNGSGMDEEDALLSFSRHATSKIEKEQDLFRIRTLGFRGEALASIASVSKLTLRTSDGEGGVHLYLEGGHLKEHQPTALRRGTDITVAQLFYNTPARLKYLKTIQTELGHTIDFVNRIALGYPEVAIKLVHNGQTLLQTNGRGQVQQVLAAIYGVHNAKKMLAFEGSNKDYKIHGFASLPEVTRASKNYMSLFVNGRWVKHFVIQKAITDAYHTYLPIERFPIVLLYVEGDPQLTDVNVHPAKHQVRLSKEPELLKLIEDTIRAAIREVIRIPLAEKKEKPVRVSSEQLDIWNPQKTAEPSFDATKMSSIVERLSSEPTVIKEPYAPMPTSTPSVPVQNVQEPLTESSFDEPNEPLNTEPATKQNLNTQLAPEKHKQHFPQVEIVGQIHGTYIVAQMEDGFYLIDQHAAQERIKYEFFRDKVGEVNANERQGLLMPLTFHYSADEALRLKESKQELEAVGVFIEEFGHSSFVVREHPTWFPKGEEQAIIEELIEQVLNASKADIKKLREDAAIMMSCKKSIKANHYLDKQQMERLIEDLRKADNPFTCPHGRPVLIHFTTYEVEKMFKRVM